From Candidatus Palauibacter australiensis:
GGTCGCCGGAGTCGGGCAACCGACGGCCCTCCCCGGGGTGTCCGATCCTTCAGGAAACGAGGCCGAAACGTAGGCCGTGGTTCACCACCTGGGGGAACGGTCCCGAGGGAGGATACATGAAGAACTGGAAGGATTCGCTCGCCGTCGGGCTTGCCGTGGCGCTGGTCGCCGGGTTGCCCGCGGGTTTGGCGCCGGCCGCGGCCCAGGAAGAGGACGAGGGCGGGCGGCGCGAACAGGTCCAGGTGGCCTTTTCCGGGGGTGGCGGCTACCTCGGTGTGCAGATCCTCGATGTCGACGGGGAGCGCGCATCGGAACTCGGGATGTCCCGCCCCTACGGTGTCTACATCGACCGGGTCATGGACGGCGAACCGGCGTCGGAAGCCGGCATCGAGGAGGGCGACGTGGTGGTGGCCTGGTACGGCGAGCGCGTCGAGAGCGTGGCGGAACTTCGCCGGCTGCTGGGCGAAACGCCGCCGGGGCGCGTTGTGGATCTCACCGTGCTGCGCGACGGAGCGGAACGCGACGTGTCCGTCGAACTCGCGGAGCGCATGGGCTTCTTCTCGGGGACCGGTGGGATGACGTTTGTGTCCCCGCAGATCGACCTGTCGCGCCGCGTCGTGGACGCGTCGCGTGAAAGGGTGCGCGCCGCCCAGCTCGCCGAGCGGGCGCGCGAAATGGAGGTCCGGGTTCGGGAGGCGCAGGAAGGCGTTGCCGAGGGTCTGAGTCGCGTCTTCTACCTTTCGGGTCGGCTGCGACTCGGCGCGAGCACGCAGAGCCTCGGCGACCAGCTCGCGGAGTACTTCGGCGTGGAGGGCGGCGTCCTCGTCACCTCCGTCCACGAGGACACGCCGGCGGCGGAGGGCGGCCTGCGGGCGGGCGACGTGATCGTCGGACTCGGGGACGAGGACGTTGACGACCCCAACGACCTGCGCCGGGCGCTCGCGGATCTCGACCCGGGGGAGGTGTCGCTCCGCATCGTCCGCGACGGCGCGCAGCAGACGCTCACCGTTGAGTTGGAGGACGAGCGTCCGTTCAGGTTGCGGCGGGGGGCGTACTAGTCGAACAGACCCAGTTGGGGGCCGGCCCGTGGCGGCCGGAAGTGTTCCGCCGAGAGGTCGTAGTCGCGCGGCTCGATCCCGTGCTTCGCACGCGCGAGTGAGAAGAGCCGCGCGACCTGTTCGGCGAACGGGCCGCGCCCGCGCATCCGCTCGCCGAAGGTCGACGCATAGAGGCTCCCGCCTCTCAACTCCCGCATGCGGTTGAGCACCTTCCGAGCCCGGTCCGGGCAGTTGCGCCGCAGCCAGTCCTCGAACAGCGCCGCGACCCCGAACGGAAGTCGAAGCATGATGTAGATCGCCCGCCCGGCCCCCGCCTTGGTTGCCGCCTCCAGGATGGCCGGGATCTCGTGGTCCGTGAGTCCGGGAACCACGGGCGCGACGTTCACGCCCACCGGGATACCCGCATCCGCCAGCCGCGCGATCGCGGCGAGCCG
This genomic window contains:
- a CDS encoding PDZ domain-containing protein, translated to MKNWKDSLAVGLAVALVAGLPAGLAPAAAQEEDEGGRREQVQVAFSGGGGYLGVQILDVDGERASELGMSRPYGVYIDRVMDGEPASEAGIEEGDVVVAWYGERVESVAELRRLLGETPPGRVVDLTVLRDGAERDVSVELAERMGFFSGTGGMTFVSPQIDLSRRVVDASRERVRAAQLAERAREMEVRVREAQEGVAEGLSRVFYLSGRLRLGASTQSLGDQLAEYFGVEGGVLVTSVHEDTPAAEGGLRAGDVIVGLGDEDVDDPNDLRRALADLDPGEVSLRIVRDGAQQTLTVELEDERPFRLRRGAY